DNA from Delphinus delphis chromosome 8, mDelDel1.2, whole genome shotgun sequence:
GAGAAGGTAAGTGACCTCATGATTCTACTATTTTGCCCAATTCCTCTAGAACAGTGAGCCTGTAGAGCTCTGAGCATGATTAGAaggatgtgtgtgttttgttgttaAAAACATAACAATCCACCCACATCTTCCTTTGTGCCATGACACCTGCTTGCAACCTCATACTTGGATGAGTGGCGAGTCATTTGAAAAGCTGAGTCCTCTGACTTCCATTTTGAGATAAGAGTCCTATATGCAGCCAGGACGTGCTGATCAGGGAGCATGCAGGCGCTCTGCCTTTCCTAGGGATGGGAAGAAGAGAAACCACAGACCCaatcctctcattttacagatggagaccTGAGGCCCACAGAGTACAGGTGACATGCCCAAGGTCCCAAAGCAAGCCAGTGGAAAAGCCAGGACTGCATCATGGTCTCTCAACTCACACGTCAGTGCCCTCTCGACTGCAGTAGCTATggcaacattttcattttgctctttGGAGAAGTGAAGAAAGGTAGGGAGCAGAATATTACGTTTTTGGATTCTCTGCAGACTTCAGTAACCTCTGTTATCCTGGCCTCCACTGTCCAGGCTGTGGTTGCCTCCTATGGTAGTCCTTCGATGGGAAGTTGGGTCCTAAGCCAATCAGTTTTGAGTTGGCTCAGAGTTCCTACCAGGGCTGGTGCTGTCCCCTTGCACGTGGCTCAGGACCTCTCGGTCTGTAAACAGGCGGAAGGCAATCTGCTCACACTCCCGCTTGGTCCCACATTCAAACAAACACCCAAACAAGCCCTCCTCCAGAGCAGCCAAATCAGAGTAGCCACAGGGCCCGCAGTGCAAGATCCAGGGACGGGACCAGCAGGCAGCCTCCAGCGGGCTCTGGTTGAGGTAGATGCCTAGGTCGACCCTCCGGTTCTTACTGGTTGGGTGTGAGTACAAGAGCCATGATTCTGACAGGGTTCTAGCTTCTGGCTCTAGCCTCAGTGAGCTGTCCAGCAGATGGCTCTGCTGAATGGTAGGAGCATCTTTGCCAGCAGGGTGCTTGCACCCATTTGCGATCTCCAGGGACCGGAAACTCACCACACTGCCTTGGCAGCCATGAGGGGGCTCACAGAGCTGTTGGCTCAGAGCTGGTTTCTGAAAGCATTCACCATGGTCGGTGCTGAGAGCCTCCGCCCGGCACCTGTTTGGTGTCCGGGCACTGCAATACAGCACAGCGTGGCCAGCCTTCCCAGTTACCTCTGCCACTTCGCACTCCACTGTCACCATGGGCTTAATAAGCCTGCCATGGTGCCATGTGGCTCCTAGGTCATCACTATAGATCATCAGGGAATGAGGCCTGGCTTTATATGGTAGCCGAAAGCAAAAGAACCGGTAAGGGATGTAGTAGGCGTATGCAGGGATGATCAGCCTCCCTGACTGCAGCTGGATGCCATGACCTGGGCCCACAGCAAACGTGGCCCAGTGCTCCACCTCTGGGCCAATGACCTCCTCGGTCAGGTCCCTCACCTCGCTCCATGAATAGCCAGCATCCTGACTGCAGATGAAGCAGAGGCGGGCAGCATTCCTGCCTGACACAATCTGTCGACGCTCAGTGACATGGCCCCGCACACAGATGAAGAATAGGTACACACGGCCACTCTTCTGCTCCCACACAGGACAGGGGTTCATGGTCCGATGCCCAGGTAATGTGGCTTCCATCAGTGGCTTCAGGGGTTCCCACTAGacaagggaagggagaaagagcaGGAGTGAAAGACTAATAGGAAGACATGAGGCTCATTAAAAGCATTAATACTGGGGACTTctctgacggtccagtggttaagaatccgccttccaatgcaggagatgcgggttcaatccctggtcggggaactaagaccccacatgccgcggggcaactgagcccgtgcgccacaacaaaagatgcTGCATGGAAAGAtcccgcaacaaaagatcctgcgtgcctcaactaagacccgatgcagccagaaataaataaataaataaataaataaataaataaataaataaataaaaaagcatgaaTACTTCTcagagataagaaataaatggtaCTGAAATCTATAAAATCACGAAGGCCCAAGTGTTCACTGAATTCTCAAATATTATGGGATAACTTATCAGCTGCAAAGAGGCAATGCTAGGTATTGTACGTGCTGTCCCCTCTGTCTGGAACACTCTTCTGCACTTTGTCTACATGCCCAATTCATCATCCAAAACTCAACTCAAAGTCACCTCCTTTATGAAGCCTTGCATGAggttccctccccacccttacCAAAGACAATCGGTTCCAGATCACCGCAATAAAGCGAATGTCGccataaagtgagtcacacggaattttttggtaaatttatatttacactaggctgtagtctattaagtgtgtaatagcattatgtcaaaaaaaataaacaatgtacataccttaatttaaaaatactttattgctaaaaaaatgctaac
Protein-coding regions in this window:
- the NEU3 gene encoding sialidase-3 isoform X3 — protein: MEATLPGHRTMNPCPVWEQKSGRVYLFFICVRGHVTERRQIVSGRNAARLCFICSQDAGYSWSEVRDLTEEVIGPEVEHWATFAVGPGHGIQLQSGRLIIPAYAYYIPYRFFCFRLPYKARPHSLMIYSDDLGATWHHGRLIKPMVTVECEVAEVTGKAGHAVLYCSARTPNRCRAEALSTDHGECFQKPALSQQLCEPPHGCQGSVVSFRSLEIANGCKHPAGKDAPTIQQSHLLDSSLRLEPEARTLSESWLLYSHPTSKNRRVDLGIYLNQSPLEAACWSRPWILHCGPCGYSDLAALEEGLFGCLFECGTKRECEQIAFRLFTDREVLSHVQGDSTSPGRNSEPTQN
- the NEU3 gene encoding sialidase-3 isoform X1, producing MWTHVYLPPILAEVMEEMTSCSFNSPLFQQEDERGVTYRIPALLYVPPTHTFLAFAEKRSSSRDEDALHLVLRRGLRTGHSVQWEPLKPLMEATLPGHRTMNPCPVWEQKSGRVYLFFICVRGHVTERRQIVSGRNAARLCFICSQDAGYSWSEVRDLTEEVIGPEVEHWATFAVGPGHGIQLQSGRLIIPAYAYYIPYRFFCFRLPYKARPHSLMIYSDDLGATWHHGRLIKPMVTVECEVAEVTGKAGHAVLYCSARTPNRCRAEALSTDHGECFQKPALSQQLCEPPHGCQGSVVSFRSLEIANGCKHPAGKDAPTIQQSHLLDSSLRLEPEARTLSESWLLYSHPTSKNRRVDLGIYLNQSPLEAACWSRPWILHCGPCGYSDLAALEEGLFGCLFECGTKRECEQIAFRLFTDREVLSHVQGDSTSPGRNSEPTQN
- the NEU3 gene encoding sialidase-3 isoform X2 codes for the protein MEEPGSRAEVMEEMTSCSFNSPLFQQEDERGVTYRIPALLYVPPTHTFLAFAEKRSSSRDEDALHLVLRRGLRTGHSVQWEPLKPLMEATLPGHRTMNPCPVWEQKSGRVYLFFICVRGHVTERRQIVSGRNAARLCFICSQDAGYSWSEVRDLTEEVIGPEVEHWATFAVGPGHGIQLQSGRLIIPAYAYYIPYRFFCFRLPYKARPHSLMIYSDDLGATWHHGRLIKPMVTVECEVAEVTGKAGHAVLYCSARTPNRCRAEALSTDHGECFQKPALSQQLCEPPHGCQGSVVSFRSLEIANGCKHPAGKDAPTIQQSHLLDSSLRLEPEARTLSESWLLYSHPTSKNRRVDLGIYLNQSPLEAACWSRPWILHCGPCGYSDLAALEEGLFGCLFECGTKRECEQIAFRLFTDREVLSHVQGDSTSPGRNSEPTQN